The proteins below come from a single Podarcis muralis chromosome 8, rPodMur119.hap1.1, whole genome shotgun sequence genomic window:
- the LYRM4 gene encoding LYR motif-containing protein 4 isoform X2, with amino-acid sequence MAASRRAQVLRLYRALLRESQSFSAYGYRTYAIRRIRDAFRENKNIKDSEEIETLMNKAKASLEIIHRQKRLSHAGHMTWKLSEDKHRFPLPVK; translated from the exons ATGGCAGCGTCCAGGCGGGCTCAGGTGCTGCGGCTCTACCGGGCTTTGCTGAGGGAGAGCCAGAGCTTCAGCGCCTACGGATACAG GACATATGCCATCAGAAGAATAAGGGATGCTTtcagagaaaacaaaaacataaaggaTTCAGAAGAAATAGAAACACTAATGAACAAAGCAAAAGCTAGTCTGGAAATCATACACCGACAG aagcggcttagtcatgctggccacatgacctggaagctgtctgaggacaaacaccggttccctctgccagtaaagtga